In the Flavobacterium pallidum genome, one interval contains:
- a CDS encoding DNA cytosine methyltransferase, whose amino-acid sequence MDKKLTVIDFFCGAGGFSEGFRQMGFDIKYGYDHWKPATDTFNHNFNLDCSVKNILDFEKSIEEIDNIPNTDIIIGSPPCVSFSSSNKSGNADKSLGVKLTECFLRIVAVKKHQPNSILKAWFMENVVNSKRYLQTSYTFKDLNLTEWANKHRIGPNTVAIDLFENTAVINSADYGSIQSRKRVISGEIVKKKKLIVPKPTHCKKGDGLPKYKSIKQIKNHFPTPFDKKSQNVVKDIQYPIEIEQSQITDHFYDTGVYEAEWRFSKHWKINHPFMGKMAFPENENNPSRTITATRIANSRESIIYKSEINRKGDGEFRLPTVREAAIIMGFPITYQFMGSENTKWRLVGNAVCASVSRAFAETVLDSLNIKKGQELVVEKSPNLKGVINLNNYKIKTLDNPPIKNKNARCRWQPIKEGNLTVTLSNYNIEKSTKEDRKWRTSIQYGTGKGFPIQHVEDGYFTKLESIISKFKGGNKFLETINNGFSEKIASAQKLQEMFELQKSDGKFLEPTRLVDEVANIINSIQVNEPEYIQLDTTVFLKKRVPTRQLYALYAINKISTSANIK is encoded by the coding sequence ATGGATAAAAAGTTAACAGTTATAGATTTTTTTTGTGGGGCAGGTGGGTTCTCTGAAGGTTTCAGACAAATGGGCTTTGATATTAAGTATGGTTATGACCATTGGAAGCCAGCAACAGATACTTTTAATCATAATTTCAACCTTGACTGTTCAGTAAAAAACATATTGGATTTTGAGAAGTCTATTGAGGAAATTGATAATATCCCAAATACAGACATAATTATCGGAAGCCCTCCTTGCGTTAGTTTTTCAAGCTCTAACAAATCTGGTAATGCGGATAAATCGTTAGGGGTTAAATTAACCGAATGCTTTTTGAGGATTGTGGCTGTAAAAAAGCACCAGCCAAATTCCATTTTGAAAGCTTGGTTTATGGAGAATGTAGTCAACTCTAAAAGATATCTACAGACATCATACACTTTTAAAGATTTAAATCTGACCGAATGGGCAAATAAACACAGAATTGGCCCAAATACTGTAGCAATAGACCTGTTTGAAAATACTGCCGTAATAAATTCTGCTGATTATGGTTCCATTCAATCAAGAAAAAGGGTTATTTCAGGAGAAATAGTCAAAAAGAAAAAATTGATTGTTCCTAAACCTACCCATTGTAAAAAAGGCGACGGTCTTCCAAAGTATAAGTCAATCAAGCAAATCAAAAATCATTTCCCTACTCCTTTTGATAAAAAAAGTCAAAATGTTGTTAAGGACATTCAATACCCAATTGAAATAGAACAATCGCAAATCACAGATCATTTTTATGATACTGGCGTTTATGAGGCAGAATGGAGATTTTCGAAACACTGGAAAATAAATCATCCATTTATGGGAAAGATGGCCTTTCCGGAAAACGAAAACAATCCAAGCAGAACTATTACAGCAACTAGAATTGCGAACTCCAGAGAGTCTATAATTTATAAATCTGAAATTAATAGGAAGGGCGACGGTGAATTTAGGTTGCCAACAGTTAGGGAAGCTGCCATTATTATGGGTTTTCCAATAACATATCAATTCATGGGCTCGGAGAATACCAAATGGAGATTAGTCGGCAACGCCGTTTGTGCATCTGTGAGTAGGGCATTTGCAGAAACTGTTTTGGATTCGCTAAACATAAAAAAAGGTCAAGAATTAGTTGTAGAGAAAAGTCCTAATCTCAAAGGGGTAATTAATTTAAACAATTATAAGATTAAGACTCTTGATAACCCCCCAATTAAAAACAAGAATGCAAGATGTCGGTGGCAGCCAATAAAAGAAGGAAATTTAACGGTAACATTATCCAACTACAATATTGAAAAAAGCACAAAAGAAGACCGAAAATGGAGAACATCAATCCAATATGGTACAGGCAAAGGCTTTCCAATACAACATGTTGAAGACGGATATTTCACTAAATTGGAATCCATTATTTCGAAATTCAAGGGTGGAAATAAATTTTTAGAGACAATCAATAATGGTTTTTCAGAAAAGATTGCAAGTGCTCAAAAACTTCAAGAGATGTTCGAACTACAAAAATCAGATGGGAAGTTTTTAGAACCAACAAGGTTAGTTGACGAGGTTGCTAATATTATTAATTCAATTCAGGTTAATGAGCCTGAATATATTCAACTTGACACGACTGTCTTCTTAAAAAAACGTGTTCCGACCAGGCAACTTTATGCCTTGTATGCAATAAATAAAATTTCTACATCTGCTAACATTAAGTAA
- a CDS encoding ACT domain-containing protein yields the protein MKTISAVVENYIKTKPFLLSALSQGIINLTSLSRNMLPELQTELGKDVKQGAIVMALKRLSEDLDFRLNHKIVKVLKNLGEITVRSSLSDFTFAVSDTILNKQAELISEINNYSDIFYTSSRGVSETNIVVSESVSHLVDKHFSGERLLHKFENLASITIKLPKDNVSTPGVYYFIFQRLAWEGIIINEVISTSYEFTVLVSEDDVDVAFKVIKDLKTL from the coding sequence ATGAAAACAATTTCTGCTGTAGTCGAAAACTACATCAAGACCAAGCCATTTCTTTTAAGTGCGCTGTCGCAGGGCATCATCAACCTGACATCACTTTCAAGGAATATGCTTCCTGAACTCCAGACTGAATTGGGCAAAGACGTAAAGCAAGGCGCTATTGTCATGGCGCTGAAAAGGCTTTCTGAAGACCTTGATTTCCGGCTGAACCACAAAATCGTAAAAGTCCTGAAGAATCTAGGAGAAATCACGGTGCGCTCTTCACTGTCCGATTTTACTTTTGCAGTTTCGGATACCATTTTGAACAAACAGGCAGAACTGATTTCTGAAATCAATAATTATTCTGATATTTTCTATACCTCTTCCAGAGGCGTCAGTGAAACCAATATCGTAGTCAGCGAAAGCGTAAGCCATTTGGTTGACAAGCATTTTTCAGGCGAAAGGCTGTTGCATAAATTTGAAAACCTGGCCTCAATTACCATTAAGCTGCCGAAAGATAACGTGTCGACACCGGGCGTTTACTATTTTATATTCCAAAGGCTGGCGTGGGAAGGGATCATCATCAATGAGGTAATTTCTACTTCTTATGAATTCACAGTCCTTGTGAGTGAAGATGATGTAGATGTGGCTTTTAAGGTAATTAAGGACCTGAAAACTTTATAA
- a CDS encoding SNF2-related protein gives MDSINVSYHGNKIEFTGDLEALKKPKVMHWLRNNFEVDIAIPNKLVLVNDLFLDNSFLFNFKNSLHKKLSLIDLNFDSAFKDIVSVEVKNQENFLQFSNNARNIWENNYNTTEFKEFCDSTNINLKNRKLYKLQILSAYHMSFSQNSCNFSVPGAGKTSIVYSAYSYLNSLGETHDKFVNKLLIIGPPSSFDPWEQEYYECFGKQPKSIRINGEIPINKKRDVLKGITPYKYDLYLITYQSVPNLVEELLIFLKSQSNKVMLVCDEAHKFKSLDGIWAGSILNIAAWAKSRIILTGTPVPNGYEDLYNIFKFIYPERNVTQFRPDFLRGLTQNPVQSYIEELIDNIKPFFVRIKKTDLNLPPFIDHPIINNRLSDFESEVYNRLETVISNTDVETNRQSIHFRMIQCCNNLNLLNKPLLSFEEGNFELVNSRLLLEDILGDSLTEKVKSLNDNYIPSKHVLIKDMVVNIRQNNGKVILWGIFIDSIKKLHKYLESFGLKGAYIIGETRKGLTEENFLDENTRESIIDKFKNSDLDFIISNPIVLGESISLHKVCHHAIYFEQWYAAAPYVQSRDRIHRVWLDQDMNQVHYETNYYHIVSDKIADSNIHNRVQAKFRRMMDIIEQDIPFFEENIENERALLIENIINEYRSR, from the coding sequence ATGGACTCAATAAATGTTTCTTATCACGGAAATAAAATCGAATTTACTGGCGATTTAGAAGCATTGAAAAAACCAAAAGTTATGCATTGGCTTCGAAACAACTTTGAAGTAGACATAGCTATTCCAAATAAACTTGTATTGGTCAATGACCTTTTCCTAGACAATTCTTTTCTTTTTAATTTTAAAAATTCTCTTCATAAAAAATTAAGTCTAATTGATTTAAATTTTGATTCTGCGTTTAAAGATATTGTATCAGTGGAAGTGAAAAATCAAGAAAATTTTTTGCAATTCTCTAATAATGCTCGAAATATCTGGGAGAATAATTACAACACGACTGAGTTTAAAGAGTTTTGTGATTCGACTAATATTAATTTGAAAAACAGAAAGCTATATAAGCTACAGATTTTGAGTGCATATCACATGTCTTTTTCTCAAAATTCTTGCAATTTTTCAGTCCCCGGCGCTGGAAAAACCTCAATTGTATATTCGGCCTACTCCTATCTAAATAGCTTAGGGGAAACCCATGATAAATTTGTAAACAAACTCCTAATTATAGGCCCTCCATCTTCCTTCGATCCATGGGAACAGGAATATTATGAGTGTTTTGGAAAACAACCGAAATCAATACGAATTAATGGGGAAATTCCAATAAATAAGAAAAGGGATGTTTTAAAAGGAATCACCCCTTATAAATACGATCTTTATTTAATAACTTATCAATCAGTGCCAAATTTAGTAGAAGAATTATTGATATTCTTGAAATCTCAATCAAATAAGGTTATGCTGGTTTGTGATGAGGCGCATAAGTTCAAAAGTCTGGATGGTATCTGGGCGGGGAGTATTCTAAACATCGCGGCTTGGGCAAAATCAAGAATAATTTTGACTGGTACTCCTGTCCCAAATGGTTATGAAGATTTATACAATATTTTTAAATTTATATATCCCGAAAGAAACGTCACTCAATTCAGACCAGATTTCTTAAGAGGATTAACTCAAAATCCAGTTCAATCATATATAGAAGAATTGATTGACAATATCAAACCTTTTTTTGTACGGATAAAAAAAACAGATTTAAACCTACCTCCTTTTATTGATCATCCAATTATTAACAATCGATTATCCGATTTTGAATCAGAAGTTTATAATCGTTTAGAAACTGTTATTTCTAATACGGATGTTGAAACTAACAGGCAGAGTATCCATTTTCGAATGATTCAATGCTGTAATAATTTAAATTTATTAAATAAGCCCTTACTAAGTTTTGAGGAAGGAAACTTCGAATTAGTAAATTCTAGATTACTGCTAGAAGACATTTTAGGCGATTCCTTAACAGAAAAAGTGAAGAGTCTGAACGATAATTATATCCCATCTAAACATGTTTTAATTAAGGATATGGTAGTTAACATTCGTCAAAATAACGGCAAGGTAATATTGTGGGGTATTTTCATTGATTCAATAAAAAAACTGCACAAATATCTCGAGTCATTTGGACTTAAGGGCGCATATATAATTGGCGAAACAAGAAAAGGACTTACGGAAGAAAATTTCTTGGATGAAAACACGAGAGAAAGTATTATAGATAAATTTAAAAATTCCGACTTAGACTTTATTATATCGAATCCTATCGTTTTAGGCGAATCGATTTCTTTGCATAAGGTTTGCCACCACGCTATCTATTTTGAGCAATGGTATGCTGCTGCACCATATGTTCAGTCTAGAGATAGAATCCACAGGGTTTGGTTAGATCAAGATATGAATCAAGTGCATTATGAAACAAATTATTATCATATTGTTTCAGATAAAATAGCTGATAGCAATATTCATAATCGCGTCCAAGCTAAGTTCAGAAGAATGATGGATATAATCGAACAAGATATTCCGTTTTTTGAAGAAAATATTGAAAATGAAAGAGCATTATTAATTGAAAACATCATCAATGAATATCGATCTAGATAA
- a CDS encoding DUF5686 family protein, with amino-acid sequence MKLHLYLALAISLLLPMGAFSQLTGTVSDSQTKMPLAFANVKTDKGYVVSTDINGQFALNESQKILWISCSYIGYKTKKMTLQPGQKTISVLMVPDESQLSEVVVTNINPANAIIRKVIASKPKNNPENLKSFEYNCYNKMMLNVRTSDTTHIKISKDKHAFMMESVTHRKFLAPDLSEEIVTASRVSGFRDPRFATVMTDFQPFTFYKEDIPMLDKHYLNPISDNSLNKYKFQLEETRVSGRDTVYVISFRPKPDKNFDALKGQLYINSNGYAVQNVVAAPAERKKVELHIVQQYQFTNGQWFPEQMSFALVFNEYPAKNMSMAMEGKSYIDSVHINPTLRRRDFGIETVQLLPDATQKDSVYWNSFRKEQLNAIDRKTYRLLDSVGVAHNTDKLLEGFVSFFNGRLPIGPVDIDINRTFMFNKYEGTRLGTGLYTNNKVFKNITLGGFYGYGFKDEESKYGGEIVYEASRKHELTFGAKYYKDLFETGLHNTDASRGALFDYRRFIGSQYDMKEGFSVSAGFRSLRWLKWQFALATESVAPKYDYYFDNKGTPITDYHHTNLNINLRFAYKERLATVFNKRTSSGTNYPVLQLSYTRGFKNWLDGDFAYHKMEAQLKQSFYTKTFGTTSYALQAGYLDRPLPYGLNFTGEGSYDKKIPVLMKNVFQTMYPYEFLSDRYVNLFLTHDFAGLLFKAGRFQPGISLHTNLGWGDLSRPESHQLIAYKIKDKIFAESGLQFDSLLKLDYFGIADAGFGVAAYYRYGAYTLPDFDDNLVFKLTFKMTLK; translated from the coding sequence ATGAAACTACATCTTTACCTTGCACTGGCAATTAGCCTGCTGCTGCCTATGGGTGCCTTTTCACAACTGACAGGCACAGTCAGTGATTCCCAAACCAAAATGCCGCTCGCGTTTGCCAATGTAAAAACCGACAAAGGCTATGTCGTAAGTACCGACATCAACGGGCAGTTTGCCCTTAACGAATCACAAAAAATCCTTTGGATCAGCTGCAGTTACATTGGTTACAAAACCAAAAAAATGACGCTCCAGCCTGGACAAAAAACAATTTCCGTTTTGATGGTGCCGGATGAAAGCCAGTTGTCCGAAGTGGTCGTTACAAATATCAATCCCGCCAATGCAATAATACGCAAGGTCATTGCCAGCAAACCGAAGAACAATCCCGAAAACCTGAAGTCGTTCGAATACAATTGTTACAACAAGATGATGCTGAACGTCAGGACGAGCGATACCACGCACATCAAGATTTCGAAGGACAAGCATGCCTTTATGATGGAATCGGTAACGCACCGGAAATTCCTTGCACCCGATTTAAGCGAGGAAATCGTAACGGCTTCAAGGGTATCGGGCTTCCGCGACCCGAGGTTTGCGACCGTGATGACCGATTTCCAGCCGTTCACTTTTTATAAGGAGGATATCCCGATGCTCGACAAGCACTACCTGAACCCGATTAGCGACAACAGCCTCAATAAATACAAATTCCAGCTTGAGGAAACGCGCGTATCAGGCCGCGATACGGTATATGTAATTTCATTTCGGCCAAAACCCGATAAGAATTTCGATGCCCTGAAAGGACAGCTTTACATCAACTCGAACGGTTATGCGGTGCAAAATGTGGTTGCGGCACCCGCCGAAAGGAAGAAAGTCGAGCTGCACATCGTGCAGCAATACCAATTCACAAACGGACAATGGTTCCCTGAACAGATGAGCTTTGCTTTGGTATTTAACGAATATCCGGCCAAAAACATGTCGATGGCCATGGAAGGCAAGAGTTACATTGACAGTGTACACATCAACCCGACGTTGCGACGCAGGGATTTCGGGATTGAAACAGTCCAGCTGCTGCCCGATGCAACGCAAAAGGACAGTGTTTACTGGAACAGTTTCCGGAAGGAACAACTCAATGCAATTGACCGTAAAACGTATCGGTTGCTGGACAGCGTCGGCGTGGCGCACAATACGGACAAGCTTCTGGAAGGTTTTGTGAGCTTTTTTAACGGCAGGCTGCCGATCGGGCCGGTAGATATTGACATCAACAGGACTTTCATGTTCAACAAATATGAAGGCACGCGGCTGGGGACAGGATTGTATACGAATAATAAGGTCTTTAAAAACATTACGCTTGGCGGATTTTACGGCTACGGATTCAAGGATGAGGAATCAAAATACGGCGGGGAAATCGTTTATGAAGCTTCGCGCAAGCATGAATTGACATTTGGCGCGAAATACTATAAAGATTTATTTGAAACGGGACTGCACAATACGGATGCTTCGCGTGGCGCGCTTTTCGATTACCGCAGGTTTATTGGCTCACAGTATGATATGAAAGAAGGGTTTTCGGTTTCGGCGGGTTTCCGGAGCCTGCGCTGGCTGAAATGGCAGTTTGCACTGGCCACAGAATCCGTTGCGCCTAAATACGATTACTATTTTGACAATAAAGGCACGCCAATCACCGATTACCACCATACGAACCTGAACATCAACCTGCGTTTTGCTTATAAGGAACGGTTGGCGACAGTTTTCAACAAACGCACCAGCAGCGGCACCAATTATCCGGTATTGCAACTTTCCTACACACGGGGTTTTAAAAACTGGCTCGATGGGGATTTTGCATATCATAAAATGGAAGCACAATTAAAGCAATCGTTTTACACCAAAACTTTCGGGACGACTTCCTATGCATTGCAGGCCGGATACCTAGACCGCCCGTTACCCTACGGACTTAACTTTACAGGCGAAGGCAGTTATGACAAGAAGATACCGGTGCTGATGAAAAATGTATTCCAGACTATGTATCCTTATGAATTCCTTTCAGACCGCTATGTGAACCTGTTCCTCACGCACGACTTTGCAGGGCTGTTGTTTAAGGCCGGCAGATTCCAGCCTGGGATTTCGCTGCATACCAACCTGGGCTGGGGCGACTTGTCCCGTCCGGAATCACACCAACTGATTGCATACAAGATAAAGGACAAAATCTTCGCCGAATCCGGATTGCAGTTTGACAGCCTGCTTAAGCTCGATTATTTCGGGATTGCAGATGCCGGCTTCGGGGTTGCTGCCTATTACCGATATGGGGCTTATACGCTTCCGGATTTTGATGACAACTTGGTTTTTAAATTGACTTTTAAGATGACCTTGAAGTAG
- a CDS encoding zinc-dependent metalloprotease, with translation MKKIILLTALLFSVTFQAQKAVVQDVEKLIAKKAVFKNFQVFTPTSAIDKSREAIVKDAAYAKANVNVINDIVAQKYPTIEVEIPYHQKLVTVQLYSVNLFADGFHIDTDRQSSMPFTPGVYYRGMIKGDENSIASLSFYDGQMMGIVSNPDLSNLVIGKLIKEGNANDYIIYEDQNMQVSQNFECHTNDKNISGSVDAHRDGNQTASPQTVKCVSMYFEMDYNLYQSNGSNAYSTANWMMGLFNNIQTLYANETVTIAFKALFMWTTPDPYTGSDSSDYKDQFGSLRPNFDGDVGSLIGIDPGGLGGVAATIGGICTNLNYSYSDVDPSYQDVPTYSWTVNVVTHENGHVLGSRHTHACVWNGNNTSIDSCAGYVEGDCELGPIPPANVKGTMMSYCHLVNGVGIAFNNGFGPQPRGAVLNFVNGSSCLSTDCAGACVNRVSNISVSSLSASSIQVNWADTSGTDEWEVSVSEASSSFEFPDQVSVMNYSATNLTVGTQYKVKVRPVCSGFLSTGYIEYLFTMSPNLGIDENNSFDFAFYPNPTKDIVNISAKSSIGEILVYNIEGRLLYRKTVNSVDATVDISGFAAGTYFFKLKSEDKEANFKVLKM, from the coding sequence ATGAAAAAAATTATCCTTTTAACAGCGCTCCTGTTTTCTGTCACCTTCCAGGCGCAGAAAGCTGTAGTACAGGATGTGGAAAAGTTAATTGCGAAGAAAGCGGTATTCAAAAACTTTCAGGTTTTCACGCCTACGAGCGCAATTGATAAAAGTCGTGAAGCTATCGTAAAAGATGCTGCTTACGCGAAAGCAAATGTGAATGTGATCAATGACATTGTCGCGCAAAAATACCCTACGATTGAAGTGGAAATCCCATACCATCAAAAACTGGTTACGGTGCAGCTTTACAGCGTGAATTTGTTTGCAGATGGTTTCCATATCGATACAGACAGGCAATCATCAATGCCTTTTACACCTGGGGTTTATTACCGTGGAATGATCAAAGGAGATGAAAACTCTATTGCTTCCTTAAGTTTCTACGATGGGCAGATGATGGGTATTGTTTCGAATCCGGATTTGAGCAATCTGGTTATCGGTAAACTCATAAAAGAAGGCAATGCCAATGATTACATCATTTATGAGGACCAGAATATGCAGGTAAGCCAGAATTTCGAGTGCCATACAAATGATAAAAATATAAGTGGCAGTGTAGATGCACACCGAGACGGAAACCAAACGGCAAGCCCACAGACCGTAAAATGCGTTTCAATGTATTTTGAAATGGACTATAACCTGTACCAAAGCAATGGCAGCAATGCCTATTCTACTGCAAACTGGATGATGGGACTGTTTAATAATATCCAGACACTTTATGCAAATGAGACAGTAACTATTGCCTTTAAGGCTCTTTTTATGTGGACTACTCCGGACCCTTATACAGGTTCAGATTCTTCTGATTACAAAGACCAGTTTGGAAGTTTACGCCCTAATTTCGATGGTGATGTAGGATCACTTATAGGAATAGATCCGGGAGGACTTGGCGGTGTAGCAGCGACTATTGGAGGGATTTGTACGAACTTAAACTACAGTTATTCAGACGTTGATCCTAGTTACCAGGATGTCCCAACATATTCCTGGACTGTGAATGTGGTAACACATGAAAACGGACACGTACTTGGATCAAGGCATACACATGCCTGCGTCTGGAATGGTAACAACACCTCTATAGACAGTTGTGCCGGCTATGTGGAAGGCGATTGTGAGCTGGGTCCGATACCGCCGGCAAATGTTAAAGGGACTATGATGAGCTACTGCCATTTGGTTAACGGTGTCGGTATTGCATTCAACAATGGCTTTGGTCCTCAGCCCAGAGGAGCGGTATTAAACTTCGTAAACGGTTCTTCATGCCTTAGTACGGACTGCGCTGGTGCTTGCGTGAACAGGGTTTCCAATATCAGTGTGTCATCACTTTCCGCCAGTTCTATTCAGGTAAACTGGGCAGATACGAGTGGTACGGATGAGTGGGAAGTTTCTGTCAGCGAAGCTTCGAGTTCATTTGAATTTCCTGATCAGGTTTCCGTGATGAATTATTCCGCTACAAATCTTACCGTGGGAACACAATACAAGGTAAAAGTCAGGCCGGTCTGCTCAGGATTCCTTTCTACTGGCTATATAGAATACCTGTTTACAATGAGTCCTAACTTAGGTATTGATGAAAACAATAGCTTTGATTTCGCGTTTTATCCAAACCCTACCAAGGACATTGTGAATATCAGTGCTAAGTCCAGTATTGGCGAAATACTTGTTTACAATATAGAAGGCAGGTTATTGTATAGGAAAACTGTTAATTCCGTTGATGCAACGGTTGACATTTCCGGATTTGCCGCAGGTACTTATTTCTTCAAACTGAAATCTGAAGATAAGGAAGCCAACTTCAAGGTATTAAAAATGTAA
- a CDS encoding very short patch repair endonuclease: MDIFTTAQRSKIMSKIRAKDTKSEVLLAKALWKRGHRYRKHSKSIFGTPDLSFKKYKIAIFVDSEFFHGKHWDIIEKRPKNNAEFWQKKIERNMQRDNEVNVFLIQSGWTVLRFWSNDIKKNLFTTVRTIEKHIEEIHNRIYFK, from the coding sequence ATGGACATCTTTACAACTGCGCAGCGCAGCAAAATCATGAGCAAAATTCGAGCCAAGGACACCAAATCCGAAGTGTTACTTGCAAAAGCCCTATGGAAGCGCGGTCACCGCTATCGCAAACACAGCAAATCCATTTTCGGCACACCGGACCTTTCGTTTAAGAAGTACAAGATTGCCATATTTGTAGACAGCGAATTCTTTCATGGGAAACATTGGGATATCATTGAAAAGCGGCCGAAGAACAACGCGGAATTCTGGCAGAAAAAGATTGAGCGGAACATGCAAAGGGACAACGAAGTCAATGTATTCCTAATCCAATCCGGCTGGACCGTCCTCCGCTTCTGGTCCAACGACATCAAGAAAAACCTCTTCACCACGGTCCGCACCATCGAAAAACACATTGAGGAAATCCACAATAGGATTTATTTTAAATAA
- a CDS encoding DUF3883 domain-containing protein, translated as MNIDLDKQEDLILLSNKTEFIKGLDYFSKISNENIKNIFYNLTRSTVLRDVDIKFIIAFLFKTKYVEFKDEKINRRLIIDPNVLMEELILFYFSILTNNRQINESLFINSEFSISNDQILINIFSVQIKHRIFFSVLQNLGLLEKKSENGLVIIKNYTLAKKFLERPLRKISPEEFEKELEQKKLNGIIAEKFVVEFEKRRLGGAKEIDWVAEYNVNQGYDIASYNNYFDSTYNRFIEVKSYEGHPPCFFWSRNEYTVAEMTQNKYWLYLVNRKEMSQKGYVPTMIQNPFQTILKNPSSNLIVEKYKVVL; from the coding sequence ATGAATATCGATCTAGATAAGCAAGAAGATTTAATACTCCTATCAAATAAAACAGAGTTTATCAAAGGGCTTGATTATTTTTCAAAAATATCAAATGAAAATATAAAAAATATTTTTTATAACCTTACACGCTCTACAGTTTTAAGAGATGTTGATATAAAATTTATTATCGCTTTTTTATTCAAAACAAAGTATGTTGAATTTAAAGATGAAAAGATAAATAGAAGATTAATAATCGACCCCAATGTACTGATGGAAGAGTTGATTCTCTTTTATTTTTCCATTCTAACTAATAATAGGCAAATAAATGAATCATTGTTTATCAACTCCGAATTTTCGATTTCGAATGATCAAATTTTGATAAACATATTTTCTGTGCAAATTAAACATAGAATTTTTTTTTCAGTTTTACAAAACTTAGGATTATTAGAGAAAAAAAGTGAGAATGGGTTGGTCATTATCAAAAATTATACTCTAGCCAAGAAATTTTTAGAACGACCTCTTAGAAAAATTTCGCCTGAAGAATTTGAAAAAGAACTTGAACAAAAAAAACTCAATGGAATAATTGCAGAGAAATTTGTTGTTGAATTTGAAAAACGACGATTAGGTGGAGCAAAGGAAATAGATTGGGTCGCAGAATACAATGTAAACCAAGGATATGATATTGCATCCTATAATAATTATTTCGATAGTACATACAATAGATTTATAGAAGTAAAGTCATATGAGGGTCATCCGCCATGCTTTTTTTGGTCAAGGAATGAATATACTGTAGCTGAAATGACGCAGAATAAATATTGGCTATATTTGGTTAATCGTAAAGAAATGAGTCAGAAAGGATATGTCCCAACAATGATTCAAAATCCATTTCAAACGATTTTAAAAAACCCATCATCAAACTTAATAGTGGAGAAATACAAAGTTGTTTTATAA
- a CDS encoding HNH endonuclease — protein sequence MKNPKWHRDEIILALDLYHDPYRGTVDSKNPNIIALSELLNKLPIFMEKPDGAKFRNPNGVSLKLSNFMAIDPNHKGKGMKSYSKLDKEVFEEFGRDRRKLREMANRIKSIVTNDFIKLQLDQIENDEVSELDSVQEGQVLYKLHKYRERNNKITKKKKNSILKSKGKLACEVCGFDFKEEYGELGFGFIECHHTKPLYTSEDISTTKLTDLALVCSNCHRMLHKKISTLSIEDLQKLIKKK from the coding sequence ATGAAAAACCCAAAATGGCATCGCGACGAAATAATCCTAGCCCTAGATCTATATCATGATCCATATCGCGGTACCGTAGACTCTAAAAACCCAAACATAATTGCATTATCGGAACTTCTTAATAAGTTACCAATATTTATGGAAAAGCCAGACGGTGCTAAGTTTAGAAATCCAAATGGAGTAAGCCTAAAACTTTCAAATTTTATGGCAATCGACCCTAACCACAAAGGCAAGGGGATGAAATCCTACAGTAAACTCGATAAAGAGGTGTTTGAAGAATTTGGAAGAGACCGCAGAAAACTTCGTGAAATGGCCAATAGAATTAAATCCATTGTAACAAATGACTTTATCAAACTGCAGTTAGACCAAATTGAAAATGATGAAGTTAGCGAATTGGATAGTGTGCAGGAAGGCCAAGTCTTATACAAACTCCACAAATATCGAGAGCGCAATAACAAGATTACAAAAAAGAAAAAAAACTCAATATTAAAGTCCAAAGGCAAACTGGCTTGTGAGGTTTGTGGTTTCGACTTTAAGGAAGAATACGGTGAATTAGGTTTTGGTTTTATTGAATGTCATCATACAAAACCCCTCTATACAAGTGAAGATATTTCAACAACCAAACTTACAGACCTAGCGTTAGTATGCTCTAATTGTCATCGAATGCTCCATAAAAAGATTAGCACTTTAAGTATAGAAGATTTACAAAAATTGATAAAAAAGAAATAA